One genomic region from Bacillus aquiflavi encodes:
- a CDS encoding DUF3427 domain-containing protein translates to MLNEGIYEQVINQKIKNALKSEEFHSYEIGKEKLDVEEARKMLSSYISNVTRKALKYMRDDNQKDDDLALANQIKTCNDMIAILSENLDDEQFQSLKIAEEGEILTSIYSRINSIKKSIKKQQVIKPVTPISESSLFTGSNYEPNMLEELKREILSADSIDFLVSFIKWSGLRCIFDELKSFTQERGGRLRIITTSYMEATDYKAIVELSQLKNTEIKISYDVQRTRLHAKAYLFKRKTGFSTAYIGSSNLSNPALTSGLEWNVKVTEKDSFDIIKKCEATFESYWNDREFKDFNGEKEQDRRLLKIALTKDRQRDSHEIQYYLDYRPHYYQKEILEKLQVEREVFGRMNNLIVAATGVGKTVISAFDYHRFKLKSKHSARLLFVAHREEILRQSRDTFRAILKDHNFGDMLVGSHTPTSLDHLFISIQSFNSKRLTEKTTKDFYDFIIVDEFHHAAAASYQKLLNYYKPKILLGLTATPERMDGKNILSYFDNNIASEIRLPEAINQKLLSPFQYFCITDTVDLSKLKWSRKGYDLKELENVYTYNDLRSNQIVRSIHKYVTDINDTKGLGFCVSVEHAKYMAQFFNKVNIPAVALYGTVDKEVRIEAQNKLVAGEVKFIFVVDLYNEGIDIPEVNTILFLRPTESLTVFLQQLGRGLRLSEGKECLTVLDFVGQAHKNYSFSEKFRVLIGKTKHSVRHYVENGFSHLPKGCYVQLEKQAKEYILRNIKASANTRANLVLKLKYFQEDTGQQPTLRNFLNYYNLSLYDFYGQSKNRSFTRLMVEAGIKQDFSCINEKAITSRLPHLFHLNSPSFLRFLISYLRGDGTMLGEEEQIMLSMFYYTFYQSHPAKQGFSSISEGVQKMIDHQEFKEEILEIILYLYSKIETLEIENDFSFPCPLRVHCKYSTAQVLSALGYYNEQKSPSFREGVKYFKEKDLDIFFITLNKSEKDFSPSTLYNDYAINERLFHWQTQSRVAEGSETANRYIHHEKLKHKIALFVREYKKEKGHTAPFVYLGTCHYVSHTGNKPMSFIWRLKEEMPSYLVPKANKNIL, encoded by the coding sequence ATGCTTAATGAAGGGATCTATGAACAGGTCATTAATCAAAAGATAAAGAACGCTCTAAAAAGCGAAGAGTTTCATTCGTATGAGATTGGGAAAGAGAAGTTGGACGTAGAAGAAGCGCGCAAAATGCTTTCGTCCTATATTTCTAATGTCACAAGAAAAGCTTTGAAGTATATGAGGGATGACAATCAAAAAGACGATGATCTTGCTTTAGCAAATCAAATTAAGACGTGTAATGATATGATAGCAATTTTGAGTGAGAACTTAGACGATGAACAATTTCAATCGTTAAAAATTGCAGAGGAAGGAGAAATATTAACTTCCATCTATTCGCGAATAAATAGTATTAAAAAAAGTATTAAGAAGCAACAAGTGATTAAACCGGTAACACCAATTTCAGAAAGTTCTTTATTCACAGGGTCAAATTATGAACCAAATATGCTTGAAGAATTAAAGCGGGAAATATTATCAGCTGATTCAATTGATTTTCTTGTCTCATTTATTAAGTGGAGCGGTTTAAGATGTATTTTTGATGAGCTTAAATCATTTACACAAGAGCGGGGCGGAAGGCTACGGATTATTACAACCTCTTATATGGAGGCTACTGATTATAAAGCAATAGTGGAACTAAGTCAGTTAAAAAATACTGAAATCAAAATATCGTATGATGTTCAACGTACTCGTCTCCATGCTAAAGCTTATTTATTTAAAAGGAAGACAGGATTTAGTACTGCTTATATCGGTTCTTCCAATCTATCAAATCCTGCATTAACATCAGGGTTAGAGTGGAATGTTAAAGTGACAGAGAAAGACTCCTTTGATATTATTAAAAAATGTGAAGCTACTTTTGAAAGCTATTGGAATGATCGCGAGTTTAAAGACTTTAATGGAGAAAAAGAACAAGATAGAAGGTTACTAAAAATAGCTTTAACAAAAGACAGGCAGCGCGATAGTCATGAAATTCAATATTACCTTGATTATCGGCCTCATTATTATCAAAAAGAAATATTAGAAAAGCTGCAAGTAGAACGGGAAGTTTTTGGACGGATGAACAATCTTATTGTCGCTGCTACAGGGGTAGGAAAAACGGTTATTTCAGCTTTTGATTACCACCGATTCAAATTGAAAAGCAAACATTCCGCACGACTTCTCTTTGTTGCCCATCGTGAAGAAATCTTAAGACAAAGTAGAGATACGTTTCGAGCTATTTTGAAGGATCATAACTTTGGGGATATGTTAGTCGGAAGTCATACACCAACCTCTTTAGATCATTTGTTTATTAGTATTCAAAGCTTTAACAGTAAAAGGCTAACTGAAAAAACAACGAAAGACTTTTACGATTTTATCATTGTTGATGAATTTCATCATGCGGCTGCAGCTTCGTATCAAAAGCTTCTAAACTATTATAAACCAAAAATTCTTCTAGGATTAACAGCTACACCAGAAAGAATGGATGGGAAGAATATTCTTTCTTACTTTGATAACAACATTGCTTCTGAAATCCGTTTACCAGAGGCTATTAACCAAAAATTGCTCAGTCCATTCCAATATTTCTGTATTACAGATACAGTCGATTTATCTAAGTTGAAATGGAGCCGTAAAGGCTATGATTTGAAGGAATTAGAAAATGTTTATACTTATAATGATTTAAGAAGCAATCAAATTGTAAGAAGTATACATAAATATGTGACGGATATTAATGACACAAAGGGCCTTGGCTTCTGTGTATCTGTTGAACACGCTAAATATATGGCTCAATTTTTTAATAAGGTCAATATTCCCGCTGTAGCTTTATACGGAACTGTAGACAAAGAGGTACGGATAGAAGCACAGAATAAGCTAGTAGCTGGGGAAGTTAAATTTATTTTTGTCGTTGATTTATATAATGAAGGTATTGATATTCCTGAAGTGAATACGATCTTATTTTTACGTCCAACAGAGAGTTTAACTGTCTTCTTACAACAATTAGGAAGAGGTTTAAGACTTTCAGAAGGGAAAGAATGCTTAACGGTATTAGATTTTGTAGGACAAGCCCATAAAAACTACTCATTTTCTGAGAAGTTTAGAGTATTAATTGGAAAAACAAAACATTCTGTCCGTCATTATGTTGAAAATGGATTTTCTCATCTTCCAAAGGGCTGCTATGTCCAATTAGAAAAACAAGCAAAAGAGTATATTTTAAGAAACATTAAGGCAAGTGCCAACACACGCGCTAACTTAGTGTTAAAATTAAAATACTTTCAAGAAGATACAGGACAACAACCAACGCTTAGAAATTTTTTAAATTATTACAATCTTTCTTTGTATGATTTCTATGGGCAGAGCAAAAACCGAAGTTTTACCAGGCTTATGGTAGAGGCAGGAATAAAACAAGATTTTAGTTGTATAAATGAAAAAGCTATTACTAGCAGGCTGCCTCATTTATTTCATTTAAATTCCCCTTCCTTCCTGCGGTTTTTGATTTCATATTTAAGAGGGGACGGTACAATGTTGGGCGAGGAAGAGCAAATAATGTTGTCAATGTTTTATTATACCTTTTATCAATCGCATCCTGCTAAACAAGGCTTTTCTAGTATTAGTGAGGGTGTACAAAAGATGATCGATCATCAAGAGTTTAAAGAGGAAATATTAGAAATTATTCTATATCTCTATAGCAAGATTGAAACGTTAGAAATTGAAAATGACTTTTCGTTTCCTTGCCCCTTACGTGTACATTGCAAGTATTCAACAGCGCAAGTGCTTTCGGCACTAGGCTATTATAATGAACAGAAAAGCCCTTCTTTTAGGGAAGGAGTAAAGTATTTTAAAGAGAAGGACTTAGATATTTTTTTTATTACATTGAATAAGTCTGAAAAAGATTTTTCACCGTCTACTCTTTACAATGACTATGCTATTAATGAAAGGCTTTTTCATTGGCAAACTCAAAGCAGGGTAGCAGAAGGAAGTGAGACGGCAAATCGGTATATTCATCACGAAAAATTAAAGCATAAAATTGCCCTCTTTGTTCGTGAATATAAGAAAGAGAAAGGACATACAGCTCCTTTTGTAT